DNA from Balaenoptera musculus isolate JJ_BM4_2016_0621 chromosome 4, mBalMus1.pri.v3, whole genome shotgun sequence:
gaaaagcatatgaaaaagaatatatatgtttatatttattactgaatcactttgctgtatagcagaaattaacacaacattgtaagtcaactatacttccataaaataaaattttgtaaaaatttaaaaggtaggAAACAGTATGTATGATATAAAAACttactatagggcttccctggtggcgcagtggttgggaatctgcctgccagtgcagggcacacgggttcgagccctggtcggggaggatcccacatgccgcggagcagctgggcccgtgagccacggctgctgggcctgtgcgtctggagcccgtgctccgcggcaggaggggccgcgatagtgagaggccagcgcaccgcgatgaggagtggcccccgcttgccgcggctggagggagtcctcgcacagaaatgaagacccaacacagccaaaaataaataaattaatacataaattttaaaataaataaataaataaataaataaaaagtagccCTTgagttgaatctaaaaaaaaaatactatagctaaaaaacaaaccaaaaaaaaaaaaaaccaaacacaaacaaacaaacaaaaaactatgccTAGAAAGACTGGAAGGAATCAGGGATGattattttgtatgtttcttcctcccccttccccactcccatcccagttttctgcaatgaacatgtattaaGTAACCATGTTCCTAGTGATTCTCTAACAGAACTGAATTTATGAAGATATCCCTATGCTGCTTTACCTCCAGGTTCTTTGACATTTGCAAATCTTTCTGAGAATATCATAGTCATATCTAAAGCAGTCCCTATAATTAAGTATATTTTGGCATtgagagcagggaagggaagaCGGAATGGAAAGTATTAACCTTTAAAATGGTTGtttcaaatactgtatgctaacacatatatggaatcttacaaaacggtactgatgaacctagtggcagggcaggaataaagatgcagacatagagaacagacttgaggacacagcgggggaaggggaagctgggatgaagtgagagagtagcactgacctatgtacactaccaaatgtaaaatggatggctagcgGGAagttgctgcatagcacagggagatcaggccgacactgtgatgacctagaggggtgggatagggagggtgggagggagacgcaagagggaggggatatggggatatatgtatacatatagatgattcactttgttgtacagcagaaactgatatattgtaaaacaattatactccaataaagattaaaaagtaataaataaatgtttcttgtaacTGAAAAAACATCATGTAGTGAGACAAATAAGTTGAAATAAAAGCCATGTAAGCTTTATTGCCTCAAATATGTGGAGGCtgattctgcctttttttttttttttataaatttatttatttatttatttatttttggctgtgttgggtcttcgtttctgtgcgagggctttctccagttgcggcgagcggggccctctcttcatcgcggtgcgcgggcctctcactgtcgtggccactcccgttgcagagcacaagctccagacgcgcaagctcagtagttgtggctcacgggcttagttgctccgcggcatgtgggatcttcccagaccagggctcgaacccgtgtcccctgcattggcaggcagattcttaaccactgcgccaccagggaagccctgattctgCCTTTTTTGATCAGACTTCTAAACTCTGAACACTTAGAGGATGTACAGGGGCTGTGTCTTCTATTAACACATTGAATTAAACAATGGAATACCTACTACAGTCCAGGTATTGTGCTGGGGATATTGTGGTGAACAGTGGATAtgttccctgccctcatggagcatatagaatagaaggaaaagaaaagtgataAAGTAAGTAGTTACAAAAAACTCAATGAGTAGAATGATTGGGGAAGTACAGAGGAGAGAGGTCTGGTCTAGTGAACCCGTCAGGACATAATGTGTAAGATTAAAAAACTCTTAGTATGTTGACATAGAGGATGCTTGTACATACTTGTTTAATTGGTAAACAAAAAAGATCCTGTAAGTTGATTCTTGGGCTGACTCAGAGGTTCATATACAGTCTTTGGTTAAGAGTACAGTACACTAAGAGATCCAAACTGAACTGCATTTCTAGGTTCATGTGTGAACAAATCTACACCCCTCAATGAACCAGGGATTCTGTAGACTAAAGATAACTTGGGGCCAAACTGAACTTTCCAGGTAGCTCTTGAAATACTGAGCTTGAGCTGACTATGCATCTCCAGAACTGGAGTAGATTCAGATCTGATGGGGAGGAAAATGTGATTTATccaacacttaattttttttcccctttagcaGGAAGTCATTACGCGACTGACACATTTTCATCAGATTTCCTCTGATTTACCGTGAAGTGTATGTGAGAATGATGTGCACTGCCAAGAAATGTGGAATTAGGTTCCAGCCTCCGGCTGTTATCTTAATCTATGAGAATGAAATGAAGGGGAAAAGTCGCCAGCGCATCATGCCAGTCCGAAACTTTTCAAAGTATTCAGGTATCTTATGTTTTATCTTGCCTCCTATCTTAAATATTCACTGAGTCAGTTTATAAGAACGATTTGAGTCTCATGTGATGGAATGACATGGCCTTCAGAGTTAGACCGACCGAGGTTCAAGTCGTGACTGTCAGGGTAGGTGTGAAATCTTGGCTAAACTACTTAATCTTGGTGAGcatcagtttcctaatctgtaaaaggAAATTGATAATCCCACCCTTTGAGATCTGCAGTGTGGGTTAAATGAGATAGCATTATTCAGTAATATtaattcccttctctccctccaaatgtgttttttatttgtaatctTGATATTTTCTTGGTACCAGTACTAATATCTAAAGCTGTAATACTACTTTTTCTTCTCAGACATTTTCTCCCGTTGAAAGTATTTAACATCTCCTCAAAGTGATTTtaagttacagaaataaaaaatatatccctccttcccccatcaCACTCAAAGCTGTATATAAAGAAATAGTTCTGTGAAATAGTTCATTCCCAAAAGCCAGTTAGCTAGTTGACTATAATGACAGGTAATGGTTTCAGTAACTTGTGGTCCCTCAATAGTCTGTGGTGTTGCGTGTGGTATAATAGTTTTGTTTCTCCCTCCTAGATTGCAGCAGAGCTGCTGAACAATTAAAGAATAATCCACGACACAAGGGTTACCTGGAACAGGTATCCCTGAAGCAACTAGAGAAGTTATTCAGTTTTTTACGAGGTTACTTGTGGGGGCAGAGTTTGGCAGAGACAATGGAACAAATTCAGCGGGAAACAACCATTGATCCTGAGGAAGACCTGAACAAACTAGATGACAAGGAACTTGCCAAAAGGAAGAGCATCATGGATGAACTTtttgagaaaaatcagaagaagAAGGATGATCCAAATTTTGTTTATGACATTGAAGTGGAGTTCCCACAGGACGAACAACTACAGTCCTGTGGCTGGGACACAGAGTCAGCTGACGAGTCCTGATaaccaaaaactaaaacaaaaattattgggTAGTAGAAAATCCATGTTTATACAAGACCATAGATTGATTGTAGAAAAATCTGTAAAGAACACTATGCATATTGGTTCACGTTTGGATTGACCATGttacttttcaaaacaaagaTATGTAGAGCATCTACTATGTAGGTGCATATGGAATATAGGGAAAACAGAATATAGGAATCTGCCtttaaggagcttacagtctaattgGAAGATAAGTCAAAAGCTTATGAAAAGCTAGTTTAGTGGTATTAGGCAGCATTAGATCCAAATGCTTGATAAAGGCTAGAGAGGATCAGAACCTAGATTACGGTAGGGTAGAATAGTCAGGGAGGACTTTGTCCTTCAGTGGCAAGATGGTACTTTGCCTGGCCCTTGAAATGGTAGTATTTGGATAGAAGCTTATATAGGATTCCAGATtaaactgggaggaaaaaaagggggatGTTGCAGGGGATTGGTAAAGAGATAGGAATTAGAACGTTTTATTTGAGGAACAGTAAGCAAATTATAGTTTGATAAGATCAGAGGGCATATATGGTTGCCAGGGGATTATCCTTTATGCACTGTCTTTATATCTATTTAACTCTGGAGTAGAAGAGTACCCCTGCAGAATGCCCTGCAGCTTCAAGTGGATGTAATCTGATGGATAGCAGGGGAATTCTGCCCCATGCCCCTGTCCCAGTATCAGGAAATATGTACTAAAGACATTCTGAAACCCTGAACCTCTTCCCATAAATAAGAGgtttgtttgtaaaatgggaaatctACCCATAATAAATGAACATATGTAAGGCCAGTTTAGGCCTATTCATGAGTTTGTATCTCCAAAGAGAAGATCTTTGTTGGACAAGGTTATATATGTACAGATATATCTTTCTTCatattagaatattatttaattGGTAGAAATCCTGTTTTCTGCAAGGAAATTAATACCCattaaataaagctataaaagtTACTCATTCTTTCCACCTGTCCATCCCTACTCTCTTTACCATTAAAAGCCTCATTAAAGAGATCATTCTTATAGTGATATCACCAAGGACTTAAGATGGCCATGTCTCAAATGTATATTTGTCAAAGGTAGCAAACCAATTTTCAGAACTGGAGATCCTTCCATAACTACATACTATTTCACTGTATAGATGtagatgatacattttaaaaattgaccttAGGCTGTTTTCCCCTTTCACTATTACAAGCAATACCACAATAAATAACCTTGTACATTCCCTATTTTGCTGAACTAAAAATGATGCCTGGAGGGGAATTGCTGGGTATGTGCATCctgaattttaatagatattgccaGATTGTCCTCCAaagagtt
Protein-coding regions in this window:
- the CEP19 gene encoding centrosomal protein of 19 kDa; translation: MMCTAKKCGIRFQPPAVILIYENEMKGKSRQRIMPVRNFSKYSDCSRAAEQLKNNPRHKGYLEQVSLKQLEKLFSFLRGYLWGQSLAETMEQIQRETTIDPEEDLNKLDDKELAKRKSIMDELFEKNQKKKDDPNFVYDIEVEFPQDEQLQSCGWDTESADES